The DNA segment CACGTCATCGACGTGCTCGTCGGCGCCCAGACGGAGAAGGTCGAGCGCTGGTACCACGACCGGCTTTCGACGTACGGGATCGGGAAGGACCGCGACCGGCGCGCTTGGCGGCACCTGGCCGACGAGCTGCTGCGGCTGGGGCTGATCGCGCAGGACGCGGCGCGCCACAACGTCGTCTCGCTGACGGATGCGGGGAAGCGCGCGCTCGTGCGGCGCAGCCCGATCGAGGTCCGCGAAGCGGTCGCTCCGGTGGGGCCGCGGCGCGGCCGCGCCGCCGTGGCGCCGCCGGCCGAGGAGGACTACGACCGCGAGCTGTTCGCGGTGCTGCGGGCGCTCCGCCGGGAGATCGCGGTCGAGCGGGACGTGCCGCCGTACGTCGTCTTCAGCGACGCGGTGCTGCGCGCGATGGCGCGCGAGGTCCCGCGCACCCCCGCGCAGCTGCGGTCGATCAGCGGGGTCGGGGAGAAGAAGCTGGCCGACTTCGGCACCCGCTTCCTGGCGGCGATCGCCGCGCACGGGGCAGCGGGTTAAACGTTGATGCGTGAGCCGGCGTTCTCAGGGATAACACAGACCGGAATGCCAGGATTTCGCACGATATGAGCAGGGCACCGAGCCGCTGGTCCGCGGCGACGCTCGTTTTCTCGTTGCTGCTGGGGCTGATCGGAACGAGCGTCCCGGCCGGCGCGCAGAGCTCGAGCGACACCGGAATCATCCAGATCACCGTCAAGGACGCCGCCGCGCAGCAAGCGTTGGCCGACGCGCGCGTCTTCCTCATCGGCCCGACCGTCGCCAGCGCCCTCACGACGAAGAGCGGGATCGTCAAGTACACCGACGTGCCGAGCGGCATCTACCGCGTGCGTGTCTCGAAGAGCGGCTTCACCGGCGTCACCTCGGCGGCGTTCGAGGTGCTCGGGAACAAGCAGGTCGCGGTCGACGTCCACCTGGGCGTGCAGAAGCCGGCGCAAACGGTGCAGAGCACCTCGACCAGCACCAGCTCCGACACCAGCGGGTTGAAAGTGATCGGCTCGGTGCGCGCGCGCGTGACGGTGACCACGACCGACGTCGACGAGAACAGCGCGGTGCGCAAGATCTCCGACTCGCTCACCGACGCGCTCTCGACGATCGGCGGCGTCGACGTGACGCAGGACTCGAACGACCCGAACGCGCCGCAGACGATCTCGCTGCGCGGTCACGACGAGTCGCAGACCGCGGTGACGCTCGACGGGATCCCGCTCGGCGCGCCGGGCTCCGCAACGAACCTGCGCTCCGTCAACACCGATCTCTTCTCCGGTGCCGGCGTGAGCTTCGGCGCGCAGGCCGGCGCGCTCGGCGGCTCGGTGAACTTCCGCACGCTGCAGCCGACGCAGACGTGGCAGACGAAGTTCGCCTCGGGTTACGGCACCTTCGACAAGTACAACTACCAGATCGGCGAGACCGGATCGCTCGGCAAGCTGGGGATCGCGGTGCTGCACACCAAGCGCGCCGGGAACAGCCCGCTCACGTTCCAGGACTACACCGACCTGAGCGGCTTGAACTACGCGCACGGCGGCGAGTCGGCGAACATCGGCGACTTCGTCAAGCTGCGCTACGGCTTGACCGACCGCACCACGCTGATGCTCACCGCGCTGCAGAACAATCAGGCCAACAGCGCGCTGTGCACGCAGTTCGTCACGCCGCTGCCGTGCGGGATCGGGCCGGACAACGGAAACTCCGGCAAGTTCCAGTTCGCCTACGGCACCGTGCAATCGCTGATCGGGGACACCGCGATCACGCTGACCGGCTACGTCAACGACAACCGCCAGCTCACCAACGACGTCAACCGCTATCAGCTCGCGTGCCCCGGGCAATTGCCCGGCCAGGTCGCGAATTGCCCGTTCTCACAAGAGGTTTCGACGCTCAGCCCGCTCTCGACGATGAACGAGACGTTCGCGCGCGGGCTGGCGGCGAGCGCGACGCTCACCCGCGACAAGCACACCTTCACGCTGTCGGGCTCGACGTTCGCCGGGATCACCACCTTCACGCCGCTGCAAGGCGGGCTCGGTTTCGTGCGCCCCACGAATTTCGCCACGGCGTCGCGGCAAGTGCAGTTCTCCGACCAGTTCAAAGTCAACGACAAGCTCTCACTCGGACCGAACGTCTCGTACGCCGGCACCTCCGGCGCGGGCTCCTCGATCCTGTTCGGGTTCGGCGGAAACTGGCGGCCGACGAACAGCGACAGCTACAACGCGTCGTTCTCGTTCGGCAGCTCGCAGCCGGCGAACGGGCTGGTGCGCACGCTGAGCGATCCGCAGTCGGCGCGCATCAACTGCTTCGCGAACACGGCGACGGTGAGCGGCCCCGGCGATCTGCCGAGCCATCAGTCGGCCGCGAGCTACGACCTGGGCTGGACGCACCAGTGGTCGCACGGGCAGCTCTCGGTTTCGGCGTACCGGCAGACGCAGGGCGGTC comes from the Candidatus Eremiobacterota bacterium genome and includes:
- a CDS encoding TonB-dependent receptor; protein product: MSRAPSRWSAATLVFSLLLGLIGTSVPAGAQSSSDTGIIQITVKDAAAQQALADARVFLIGPTVASALTTKSGIVKYTDVPSGIYRVRVSKSGFTGVTSAAFEVLGNKQVAVDVHLGVQKPAQTVQSTSTSTSSDTSGLKVIGSVRARVTVTTTDVDENSAVRKISDSLTDALSTIGGVDVTQDSNDPNAPQTISLRGHDESQTAVTLDGIPLGAPGSATNLRSVNTDLFSGAGVSFGAQAGALGGSVNFRTLQPTQTWQTKFASGYGTFDKYNYQIGETGSLGKLGIAVLHTKRAGNSPLTFQDYTDLSGLNYAHGGESANIGDFVKLRYGLTDRTTLMLTALQNNQANSALCTQFVTPLPCGIGPDNGNSGKFQFAYGTVQSLIGDTAITLTGYVNDNRQLTNDVNRYQLACPGQLPGQVANCPFSQEVSTLSPLSTMNETFARGLAASATLTRDKHTFTLSGSTFAGITTFTPLQGGLGFVRPTNFATASRQVQFSDQFKVNDKLSLGPNVSYAGTSGAGSSILFGFGGNWRPTNSDSYNASFSFGSSQPANGLVRTLSDPQSARINCFANTATVSGPGDLPSHQSAASYDLGWTHQWSHGQLSVSAYRQTQGGQLVNATVTGDSLGLTNPGNPFYQAVTGYFNNVCGAPGGTVLQPNLYVSQQIGGTTRVYQGFTAQANVSLGKNVVLIPSYTTSAAVVTAADPRFTGLDSTLILDSQIPGRPVHTGNLTIDGLYAPAGLELLANAHYVGPNNNQYIAPYTLVNAGLSHAFGPGRLTVFASNLFNTETANFSTLQYAQPIPLSGGGYLLTAARPNAPRQYTVSYSFNTGARPGAGYSRGSASGGAGG